The following proteins are encoded in a genomic region of Methanoculleus bourgensis MS2:
- a CDS encoding antitoxin VapB family protein: MYYSVCRCEATIKVALEVKGRLDKLKKYPRETCNEVIDRLTRDALEEAAEELADEDIRDIEGAIVGIKAGRVYTVGELMRELEID, from the coding sequence ATGTATTACAGTGTATGCCGGTGCGAAGCAACGATCAAGGTGGCCCTGGAGGTGAAGGGGAGGCTGGATAAGCTGAAGAAGTACCCCCGGGAAACATGCAACGAAGTGATCGATCGCCTCACCCGGGATGCGCTGGAGGAAGCCGCCGAAGAACTGGCGGATGAAGATATCCGCGATATTGAGGGGGCAATTGTGGGTATCAAGGCAGGGAGGGTTTACACGGTGGGAGAATTGATGAGGGAGCTGGAAATCGATTGA
- a CDS encoding nucleotidyltransferase family protein — translation MSLHTELLERRDEILMIATRHGARTVRVFGSVARGEETPASDLDLLVEFEPGRSLLDHIALAQDLEDLLGRKVDVVTEKGLHWYIRDRVCREAVPL, via the coding sequence ATGAGTCTGCATACTGAACTGCTCGAACGAAGAGACGAGATCCTTATGATCGCGACCAGGCACGGTGCCCGCACGGTCAGGGTCTTCGGCTCGGTGGCACGGGGCGAGGAGACTCCGGCAAGCGACCTCGACCTCCTCGTCGAGTTCGAGCCGGGAAGGAGCCTCCTTGACCACATCGCCCTTGCTCAGGACCTGGAAGATCTGCTCGGCCGTAAGGTTGATGTGGTGACCGAGAAGGGACTGCACTGGTATATCAGGGACCGCGTCTGCCGGGAGGCCGTGCCACTGTGA
- a CDS encoding acylphosphatase: MKRFSAVAAGRVQRVGFREHVYRETFDKDISGYVKNLDNGEVEIVAEGSEEDLRALVDRINIIRYPIAVKSFAIKWQEATGEFTSFEIIRGDLQEELFERVDFAGTIMYQTLENSELSLKKQDQMLEKQDQGLQLQHTMLDKQDQMLEKQDRMLDKQDQMLDKQDQMLDKQDQMLDKQDQMLQIGVETKEEIVGLRKDTRKYLDDEFAEIKKELAAIKGALARAGIQV, from the coding sequence ATGAAACGATTTTCTGCCGTTGCAGCAGGGCGGGTTCAGAGAGTCGGATTCCGGGAGCACGTCTACAGAGAGACGTTTGACAAGGATATCTCTGGATACGTAAAGAACCTCGACAACGGCGAGGTCGAGATCGTCGCAGAGGGAAGTGAAGAGGATCTTCGCGCCCTCGTCGACAGGATCAATATCATCCGCTATCCGATCGCGGTCAAATCATTTGCTATCAAATGGCAGGAAGCAACCGGGGAGTTCACAAGTTTTGAGATCATTCGCGGAGATCTCCAGGAGGAACTGTTTGAGAGGGTTGATTTCGCCGGCACAATCATGTATCAGACGCTGGAGAATTCTGAACTGAGTTTGAAGAAACAGGATCAGATGCTGGAGAAGCAGGACCAGGGCCTCCAGTTACAGCATACGATGCTGGATAAGCAGGATCAAATGTTGGAGAAGCAGGACCGGATGCTTGATAAACAGGACCAGATGCTTGATAAACAGGACCAGATGCTTGATAAACAGGACCAGATGCTTGATAAACAGGACCAGATGCTTCAGATCGGGGTTGAGACAAAAGAAGAGATCGTCGGGCTCCGAAAGGATACCAGGAAGTACCTTGACGACGAATTTGCAGAGATCAAGAAGGAGCTTGCCGCCATCAAGGGTGCCCTTGCGAGAGCTGGCATCCAGGTGTGA